The proteins below are encoded in one region of Nitrospinota bacterium:
- a CDS encoding prepilin-type N-terminal cleavage/methylation domain-containing protein, whose amino-acid sequence MKGEKGFTLIELLVVVAIIGILVAIAIPQFANYKKQANDSAAESDVRNMALSEESYYATNNAYTDTLASLNGVGFKSTKNVTTVPTLTTNGFVITAFHPQGTKTFTWDSTAGGMQ is encoded by the coding sequence ATGAAGGGCGAAAAGGGCTTTACGCTCATCGAACTGCTGGTCGTCGTGGCGATCATCGGTATCCTCGTCGCGATAGCAATCCCGCAATTCGCCAACTACAAGAAGCAGGCGAATGACAGCGCGGCCGAATCCGACGTGCGCAACATGGCTCTGTCCGAAGAGTCGTACTACGCAACCAACAACGCGTATACGGACACCTTGGCCTCGCTTAACGGCGTTGGCTTCAAATCGACCAAAAATGTTACCACCGTCCCGACACTTACCACCAATGGCTTCGTTATTACCGCTTTCCACCCGCAAGGCACCAAGACTTTCACTTGGGACTCCACCGCTGGCGGTATGCAGTAA
- a CDS encoding glutaredoxin family protein has translation MHEPVELLLYSREDCPLCEEMAVAAREASREIPLSVTYVDVTADPRLRDEYGLDIPLLFHNGTCIAKHRITPRELVAKLARRMEHR, from the coding sequence ATGCATGAACCGGTGGAATTACTTCTTTATTCCAGGGAGGATTGCCCTCTCTGCGAGGAGATGGCGGTGGCGGCCCGTGAAGCGTCGCGGGAAATCCCGCTTTCCGTCACCTATGTGGATGTGACCGCCGATCCGCGGTTGCGGGACGAATATGGGCTGGACATCCCGCTTCTTTTCCATAACGGCACCTGTATCGCCAAGCATCGGATAACGCCGAGGGAACTGGTGGCAAAGCTGGCGCGCCGCATGGAGCATCGGTAG
- the waaF gene encoding lipopolysaccharide heptosyltransferase II: MKILIVKLSSIGDVVHGIAFVNRLKEAMPDAHVDWMVNDAFAGLVKNVRGVRRVWHFRRAAWGKEWHRPRTWGEIATLMSWVRREQYDICIDLQGLLRSGLVTALSGAKVRAGFSNAREGSRWLYSHKVEPGGQPHAVAVLFRALSLFAIAPPPLPDFTFDIPAQSAAQVDALLEGLGIRGSFVVFHVGARWKTKMWPAAHWHALAGDVRATSGLPVVFTGSEADVPLINQIIDGRDGLYNLAGGLGLVESSALLARCALMVTVDSGPMHIAAAFNRPIVAIFGPTSPQKTGPVSRGPIDILRAKRNCMPCFSRACKRKHECMEEVTPADAGRQVMAMIEFLKKG, translated from the coding sequence ATGAAAATCCTGATCGTCAAGCTCAGCTCGATCGGCGATGTGGTGCATGGCATCGCGTTCGTAAACCGGCTCAAAGAGGCGATGCCGGATGCCCACGTGGATTGGATGGTGAACGACGCCTTTGCCGGCCTGGTGAAAAACGTCCGCGGCGTCCGCCGGGTTTGGCATTTCCGCCGCGCGGCGTGGGGGAAGGAGTGGCACCGCCCGCGCACATGGGGGGAAATCGCCACGCTCATGAGTTGGGTTCGGCGTGAGCAGTACGATATCTGCATCGACCTGCAGGGGTTGCTCCGCAGCGGGCTGGTCACCGCGCTCTCCGGCGCGAAAGTCCGCGCGGGGTTTTCCAACGCGCGGGAGGGAAGCCGCTGGCTTTACAGCCACAAGGTGGAACCTGGCGGGCAACCCCACGCGGTGGCTGTGCTGTTTCGCGCCTTGTCGCTGTTCGCCATCGCGCCCCCCCCCCTTCCGGATTTCACCTTCGATATTCCCGCGCAATCCGCCGCGCAGGTGGATGCCCTGCTGGAAGGGCTGGGTATCCGCGGATCCTTTGTGGTGTTTCACGTGGGAGCGCGGTGGAAGACCAAGATGTGGCCCGCCGCCCACTGGCATGCCCTGGCGGGGGATGTTCGCGCCACGAGCGGCCTGCCGGTGGTTTTCACCGGATCGGAGGCGGACGTCCCGCTCATTAATCAGATTATCGATGGCCGGGATGGGCTGTACAACCTGGCTGGCGGATTGGGCCTCGTGGAATCATCGGCGCTGTTGGCCCGTTGCGCTTTGATGGTGACGGTGGATAGCGGCCCCATGCATATCGCCGCCGCGTTCAACCGCCCGATAGTGGCGATTTTCGGGCCGACTTCACCCCAAAAGACCGGCCCCGTCAGCCGTGGTCCGATTGATATTTTGCGGGCGAAACGTAACTGTATGCCCTGCTTTTCCCGCGCCTGCAAACGGAAGCACGAATGCATGGAAGAAGTCACGCCCGCCGATGCCGGCCGACAGGTTATGGCGATGATCGAGTTCCTCAAAAAGGGGTAG